One stretch of Amycolatopsis sp. NBC_00345 DNA includes these proteins:
- a CDS encoding sensor histidine kinase: MEQVRTPRARPGRSVEDLLRPFVFAMLVLVTSFQFATRPLVSPALAVTLFAAVVLLATVGLFSWARIPVAGQVGLTLAFSVLSAILLPLAQSTIAPAFAFIASAVVGEKLASRRTAVLVAAAGAVTTAAAVWLVEDIHPLGSAWPWWLGLSVVAPVYLGISRQNHQDAVRNAERAFRSEAREVALLERGRIAREIHDVLGHSLSGISLQLDLADALHGKGRDGEANLAVRRARALAVDSIAETRHAIEALREDSLPLSRTLELMAIGDSVPLEVTGKQWPVPTEVAHAVIRAAQEALVNAAKHAPGADRSMTLRYTPGSVGLTVANGPATREARPGLAVGGGMGLVSMRERIALLGGTLRTGPGTDGTGWIVELEIPK, translated from the coding sequence ATGGAGCAGGTGCGGACGCCGCGGGCGCGGCCCGGCCGGAGCGTCGAGGACCTGCTCCGGCCGTTCGTCTTCGCCATGCTGGTCCTGGTCACCTCGTTCCAGTTCGCCACCCGCCCGCTGGTCTCCCCGGCGCTCGCGGTCACGCTGTTCGCCGCGGTCGTGCTGCTCGCGACCGTCGGCCTCTTCTCCTGGGCCCGGATTCCCGTGGCCGGCCAGGTCGGCCTGACGCTGGCCTTCTCGGTCCTTTCGGCGATCCTGCTGCCCCTGGCGCAGTCGACGATCGCGCCGGCCTTCGCGTTCATCGCGTCGGCGGTCGTGGGCGAGAAGCTCGCCTCCCGCCGCACGGCGGTCCTGGTCGCCGCGGCCGGCGCCGTCACCACGGCTGCCGCCGTCTGGCTGGTCGAGGACATCCACCCGCTGGGCTCGGCCTGGCCGTGGTGGCTCGGCCTGTCCGTGGTCGCCCCGGTCTACCTCGGCATCTCCCGCCAGAACCACCAGGACGCGGTGCGGAACGCGGAGCGGGCGTTCCGCTCGGAAGCGCGCGAGGTGGCGCTGCTGGAGCGCGGCCGGATCGCGCGCGAGATCCACGACGTGCTGGGGCACTCGCTGTCCGGCATCTCGCTGCAGCTGGACCTGGCCGACGCGCTGCACGGCAAGGGCCGCGACGGGGAGGCGAACCTCGCCGTCCGGCGGGCCCGCGCGCTGGCCGTCGACAGCATCGCCGAGACCCGGCACGCGATCGAGGCCCTGCGTGAGGACTCCCTGCCGCTGAGCCGGACGCTGGAGCTGATGGCCATCGGGGACTCCGTCCCGCTCGAGGTGACGGGGAAGCAGTGGCCGGTGCCGACCGAGGTCGCGCACGCCGTGATCCGGGCCGCGCAGGAAGCACTGGTCAACGCGGCGAAACACGCCCCCGGCGCGGACCGTTCGATGACGCTCCGGTACACCCCGGGCTCGGTCGGCCTGACCGTCGCGAATGGCCCCGCCACGCGGGAGGCCCGCCCGGGCCTCGCGGTCGGCGGCGGCATGGGGCTGGTGAGCATGCGGGAACGGATCGCGCTGCTGGGCGGCACGCTGCGGACCGGTCCCGGCACGGATGGCACGGGCTGGATCGTCGAACTGGAGATACCGAAGTGA
- a CDS encoding response regulator transcription factor → MTLSLVVVDDQASVREALAVMLDLADGISVVATATHGGEAVEAVARHEPDVVLMDLHMPVMDGVEATGRIKAAQPAVQVVVLTTFDDDESILAALEAGASGYLTKEADRAKIEQAVRSAGAGQVVLAPEVQRRLLSLATRRSRGGEEPGFDFTAREREILGLIGEGLRNPEIAGRLFISEATVKTHINNLFAKAGFHSRADAVRYALSTAEPGGYRRQD, encoded by the coding sequence GTGACTCTTTCGCTTGTCGTCGTGGACGACCAGGCCTCGGTGCGGGAGGCGCTCGCGGTGATGCTGGACCTCGCCGACGGCATCAGCGTCGTCGCGACCGCCACCCACGGGGGCGAGGCGGTCGAGGCCGTCGCGCGGCACGAGCCGGACGTGGTGCTGATGGACCTGCACATGCCGGTGATGGACGGCGTCGAGGCGACCGGGCGGATCAAGGCCGCCCAGCCCGCGGTCCAGGTCGTGGTGCTGACCACGTTCGACGACGACGAGTCCATCCTGGCCGCGCTCGAGGCCGGCGCGAGCGGCTACCTGACCAAGGAGGCCGACCGAGCGAAGATCGAGCAGGCCGTGCGCAGCGCGGGCGCCGGCCAGGTCGTGCTGGCCCCGGAGGTGCAGCGCCGCCTGCTCTCCCTCGCGACGCGCCGGTCCCGCGGGGGCGAGGAGCCCGGGTTCGACTTCACCGCGCGCGAACGCGAGATCCTGGGCCTGATCGGCGAGGGCCTGCGCAACCCGGAGATCGCGGGACGGCTGTTCATCAGCGAGGCCACCGTCAAGACCCACATCAACAACCTGTTCGCCAAAGCGGGCTTCCACTCCCGCGCCGACGCCGTCCGCTACGCGCTGAGCACGGCCGAGCCGGGCGGGTACCGCCGCCAGGACTGA
- a CDS encoding calcium:proton antiporter, whose protein sequence is MTSRKSSPWLSWTTLAPAIAVVALLLTWGRTLGTLPVVVVAVVLAAAVLAAVHHAEVVAHRVGEPFGSLVLAVAVTVIEVALIITLMISGGPKTGSLARDTVFAAVMITCNGILGLSLLVGAWRNPVTVFNAEGTGSALGTVAALATLCLVLPSFTAARPGPEFSPTQLAFAAIASLLLYGMFVLTQTVRHRDFFLPVDDEGEVLEEEEHVAPPTTKAALTSLGLLLVALVAVVGLAKVESPAIESGVAALGFPQSFVGVVIALLVLLPETLAAANAARRGRVQVSLNLSLGSAMASIGLTIPAIAVASIWLSGPLQLGLDPTQIVLLVITVVVGVLTVVPGRATRLQGGVHLVLLAAFVFLAALP, encoded by the coding sequence ATGACCTCCCGGAAGTCTTCTCCGTGGCTCAGCTGGACAACGCTGGCGCCGGCGATCGCGGTCGTCGCGCTGCTGCTGACCTGGGGCCGCACGCTCGGGACCCTGCCGGTGGTCGTGGTCGCGGTGGTGCTGGCGGCCGCGGTGCTGGCGGCGGTGCACCACGCGGAGGTCGTGGCGCACCGGGTGGGGGAGCCGTTCGGGTCGCTGGTGCTGGCCGTCGCCGTGACGGTGATCGAGGTGGCGCTGATCATCACGCTGATGATCTCCGGCGGCCCGAAAACCGGCTCGCTGGCCCGTGACACCGTGTTCGCCGCCGTGATGATCACCTGCAACGGGATCCTCGGGCTGTCGCTCCTGGTGGGCGCGTGGCGCAACCCGGTGACCGTGTTCAACGCCGAGGGCACGGGCTCCGCGCTCGGCACCGTCGCGGCGCTGGCGACGCTCTGCCTGGTGCTGCCCAGCTTCACCGCCGCCCGGCCGGGACCGGAGTTCTCGCCCACGCAGCTGGCCTTCGCCGCGATCGCCTCGCTCCTGCTGTACGGCATGTTCGTGCTCACCCAGACCGTGCGGCACCGCGACTTCTTCCTGCCGGTCGACGACGAAGGCGAGGTGCTCGAAGAAGAGGAGCACGTGGCGCCGCCGACCACCAAGGCGGCGCTGACCAGCCTCGGGCTGCTGCTGGTGGCGCTGGTCGCGGTGGTCGGGCTGGCGAAGGTGGAGTCGCCGGCGATCGAGTCCGGGGTGGCCGCGCTGGGGTTCCCGCAGTCGTTCGTCGGGGTGGTGATCGCGCTGCTCGTGCTGCTGCCCGAGACGCTCGCCGCGGCCAACGCCGCCCGCCGCGGCCGCGTCCAGGTGAGCCTCAACCTGTCGCTCGGCTCGGCGATGGCCAGCATCGGCCTGACCATCCCGGCGATCGCGGTGGCGTCCATCTGGCTCTCCGGGCCGCTGCAGCTCGGGCTGGACCCCACCCAGATCGTGCTGCTGGTGATCACCGTCGTGGTGGGGGTGCTGACCGTCGTGCCGGGCCGCGCCACCCGGCTGCAGGGCGGCGTGCACCTGGTGCTGCTGGCGGCGTTCGTGTTCCTCGCGGCGCTGCCCTGA
- a CDS encoding TetR/AcrR family transcriptional regulator has translation MARRGDALREHILWAAKDVFIEMGFERASMDVVAARAETSKRSLYAHFESKDKLFLAVLDLVRELYFEQLKTPRDYAEDATEATVLFCGRLLQLLLWRSALRTCRLSMAEAERLPEAAARYYDAIFATPQERLASFVGESFDLEPGAADDLARELLGRTVYPRLFRALLGVEPPLDERPDEAAVTRDIDVAAIRRALADLLAGTALGSCALEKQ, from the coding sequence ATGGCACGACGCGGTGACGCGCTGCGGGAGCACATCCTGTGGGCGGCGAAGGACGTCTTCATCGAGATGGGCTTCGAACGCGCGTCGATGGACGTCGTGGCCGCGCGGGCCGAAACCTCGAAGCGCTCGCTGTACGCGCACTTCGAGAGCAAGGACAAGCTGTTCCTCGCCGTCCTCGACCTGGTGCGCGAGCTCTACTTCGAGCAGCTCAAGACCCCGCGCGACTACGCCGAGGACGCGACCGAGGCGACCGTGCTGTTCTGCGGCCGCTTGCTGCAGCTGCTGCTGTGGCGCTCGGCGCTCCGTACCTGTCGGCTGAGCATGGCCGAGGCCGAGCGCCTGCCGGAGGCGGCGGCCCGCTACTACGACGCGATCTTCGCGACGCCACAGGAGCGCCTCGCGTCCTTCGTCGGGGAGTCGTTCGACCTCGAACCGGGCGCCGCCGACGATCTGGCCCGCGAACTCCTCGGCCGCACGGTGTACCCGCGGCTCTTTCGCGCCCTCCTCGGCGTCGAACCGCCTTTGGACGAGCGGCCGGACGAAGCAGCTGTCACGCGTGACATCGACGTCGCCGCCATCCGGCGGGCGCTGGCGGACCTGCTGGCGGGAACCGCGCTAGGGTCGTGCGCGTTGGAAAAGCAGTGA
- a CDS encoding GTP pyrophosphokinase, giving the protein MVYKFAIEELMTKLRILSEEFDFAHRHDPIEHISSRVKRPEAIGQKLRRRGLATDAGTITEQLDDIAGVRVVCPFLSDVYHVARMLTGQDDVELVRSKDYVANPKDNGYRSLHLIVRIPVFLSDRVEKVKVEVQLRTIAMDFWATLEHKLFYKYTDQLPEDFAGELASTAVVAAQLDTRMQQLHERMRGTSNLVAPL; this is encoded by the coding sequence ATGGTCTACAAGTTCGCCATCGAGGAGCTGATGACGAAGCTGCGGATCCTCAGCGAGGAGTTCGACTTCGCCCACCGGCACGACCCGATCGAGCACATCAGCAGCCGGGTCAAGCGGCCCGAAGCCATCGGGCAGAAGCTGCGCCGGCGCGGGCTGGCCACCGACGCCGGGACCATCACCGAGCAGCTCGACGACATCGCGGGTGTGCGCGTGGTCTGCCCGTTCCTCTCCGACGTCTACCACGTCGCGCGGATGCTGACCGGCCAGGACGACGTGGAACTGGTGCGCAGCAAGGACTACGTGGCGAACCCGAAGGACAACGGCTACCGCAGCCTGCACCTGATCGTGCGGATCCCGGTGTTCCTGTCCGACCGGGTGGAGAAGGTCAAGGTCGAGGTGCAGCTGCGCACCATCGCGATGGACTTCTGGGCCACCCTGGAGCACAAGCTGTTCTACAAGTACACCGACCAGCTGCCCGAGGACTTCGCCGGCGAGCTGGCCAGCACCGCGGTCGTGGCCGCGCAGCTGGACACCCGGATGCAGCAGCTGCACGAGCGCATGCGCGGCACCAGCAACCTGGTCGCCCCGCTGTAA
- a CDS encoding adenylate/guanylate cyclase domain-containing protein — protein sequence MLRVRVQLLLTGTLIATNVIGAAVVVVLAVLLVPGPGLSAELVLATAVAVPVYVVSAVVVGALWGTRGALKTLRWVIQQRPPTPAERAATARVPLRLTLVQAVLWGVATLLFGGLALALQPAAVLTEVLTVGLAGVVVCANAYLLSEFSLRPIAARALSDTTPGHRRIGGVTLRSLLFWCLGTGVPVTGLVATALLAWVREDVSKTQLVVSVVALGLVVLCFGLLITVFTTRATVSPIRSVRDALRRIERGDFSAEVPVYDGTELGLLQAGFNRMAAGLRERERMRDLFGRHVGEEVADEAMRGRAGLGGVVRTVSVLFVDVIGSTTLAATRPPEEVVGLLNRFFTVVVDEVDGHHGLVNKFVGDAVLAVFGAPAAMDDHAAHALAAARVIAERLVREVPDCAAGIGVATGEAVAGNVGDPRRFEYTVIGDPVNEAARLSEQAKKVPGRLVASGTAVAAAGADEGARWRTAGEVTLRGRTEATVLAVPAG from the coding sequence ATGCTGCGGGTGCGGGTCCAGCTGCTGCTGACCGGGACGCTGATCGCCACCAACGTGATCGGGGCGGCGGTGGTCGTCGTGCTGGCGGTCCTGCTGGTGCCCGGGCCGGGGTTGAGTGCCGAGCTGGTGCTGGCGACGGCGGTGGCTGTGCCCGTGTACGTCGTTTCCGCGGTCGTGGTGGGCGCGCTGTGGGGCACCCGGGGCGCGTTGAAGACGCTCAGATGGGTGATCCAGCAACGCCCGCCGACCCCGGCCGAACGGGCCGCCACGGCGCGGGTGCCGCTGCGGCTGACCTTGGTGCAGGCCGTCTTGTGGGGCGTGGCGACGCTGCTGTTCGGCGGGCTGGCCCTGGCGCTGCAGCCCGCCGCGGTGCTGACGGAGGTGCTCACCGTCGGGCTGGCCGGCGTGGTCGTGTGCGCGAACGCCTACCTGCTGAGCGAATTCTCGCTCCGGCCGATCGCGGCCAGGGCGCTGTCGGACACGACGCCGGGGCACCGGCGCATCGGCGGGGTCACCCTGCGGAGCCTGCTGTTCTGGTGCCTGGGCACCGGTGTGCCGGTCACCGGGCTGGTGGCCACGGCGTTGCTGGCGTGGGTGCGCGAGGACGTGTCGAAGACCCAGCTGGTGGTCTCCGTCGTCGCGCTCGGGCTGGTGGTGCTGTGCTTCGGGCTGCTGATCACGGTGTTCACCACCCGGGCGACCGTCTCGCCGATCCGCTCGGTGCGGGACGCGCTGCGCCGGATCGAGCGGGGCGACTTCAGTGCCGAGGTCCCGGTCTACGACGGCACGGAACTCGGCCTGCTGCAGGCCGGCTTCAACCGGATGGCCGCCGGGCTGCGGGAGCGGGAGCGGATGCGCGACCTGTTCGGCCGCCACGTCGGCGAGGAGGTCGCCGACGAGGCGATGCGCGGCCGCGCCGGGCTGGGCGGGGTGGTGCGCACGGTGTCGGTGCTGTTCGTCGACGTCATCGGGTCCACCACACTGGCGGCGACGCGGCCGCCCGAAGAGGTGGTCGGGCTGCTGAACCGGTTCTTCACGGTGGTGGTCGACGAAGTGGACGGCCACCACGGCCTGGTCAACAAGTTCGTCGGCGACGCCGTGCTGGCGGTTTTCGGCGCCCCGGCGGCGATGGACGACCACGCGGCCCACGCGCTCGCGGCGGCGCGGGTGATCGCCGAGCGGCTCGTCCGCGAGGTGCCGGACTGCGCGGCCGGAATCGGCGTCGCGACGGGCGAAGCGGTCGCCGGGAACGTGGGCGACCCGCGCCGGTTCGAGTACACCGTGATCGGCGACCCGGTCAACGAGGCCGCGCGGCTGAGCGAGCAGGCGAAAAAGGTCCCGGGCCGGCTTGTCGCGTCCGGGACGGCCGTCGCGGCGGCGGGCGCGGACGAGGGCGCGCGGTGGCGGACGGCCGGCGAGGTGACGCTGCGCGGCCGCACCGAGGCGACCGTGCTCGCCGTCCCGGCCGGCTGA
- a CDS encoding LLM class flavin-dependent oxidoreductase produces MRRLAFLAAHTSKIDFGLLVTGVTYRHPGLLAKIVTTFDVLSGGRAVLGAAWFEREHRALGNLYATSPADVEHKLDVLRRHCDDLGRDFGTIRVTVAAMKPRPEPGTRDQFVRQMAAYARIGVHTAIITRSSAPRPPGSTAWPRSSRSWPNSAELLFAAGSGKKATAGTLSVHIGQCPAGYRRWRLSGAARTGDRGTGWRWGHCGPGHVVAPFCRW; encoded by the coding sequence TTGCGCCGGCTGGCCTTCCTGGCCGCGCACACCTCGAAGATCGACTTCGGCCTGCTGGTCACGGGCGTGACCTACCGGCACCCGGGACTGCTCGCGAAAATCGTCACCACCTTCGACGTGCTGTCCGGCGGCCGGGCCGTGCTCGGCGCCGCCTGGTTCGAGCGCGAGCACCGCGCGCTCGGCAACCTGTACGCCACGTCGCCGGCCGACGTCGAGCACAAGCTGGACGTGCTGCGCCGGCACTGCGACGACCTCGGCCGCGACTTCGGCACGATCCGCGTCACCGTCGCGGCCATGAAGCCGCGCCCGGAGCCCGGCACCCGCGACCAGTTCGTCCGCCAGATGGCGGCGTACGCCCGGATCGGCGTGCACACCGCCATCATCACCCGGTCGTCGGCTCCGCGGCCGCCTGGATCGACGGCATGGCCCCGGTCGTCCCGCAGCTGGCCGAACTCGGCTGAGCTGCTTTTCGCGGCCGGGAGCGGGAAGAAAGCCACGGCCGGGACCCTGTCCGTCCATATCGGACAGTGTCCGGCCGGATACCGCCGGTGGCGGCTGAGCGGTGCGGCCCGGACCGGTGACCGCGGAACCGGGTGGCGGTGGGGTCACTGCGGGCCCGGTCACGTTGTCGCACCGTTTTGTCGGTGGTGA
- a CDS encoding DHA2 family efflux MFS transporter permease subunit: MTHTTNAASPAQERAPSAPGLLIGVLVGSAFVMILNETILSVALRDLTADLGVPTTTIQWLTSGFLLTMAVVIPTTGFLLERFSPRSVFLFSLSAFSLGTLLCGVAPGFGLLLAGRIVQACGTAVMLPLLMTTVMRLVPVHRRGAMMGTISIVIAVAPAIGPTIGGAVLSSLGWRWMFWIVLPLSLAALVVGAVRLRIGSETRKVPLDVVSVLLSAIGFGGVLYGLSTAGESGGAEPFVPPWVAIVVGAVSLVVFTWRQTRLQRRDRALLDLRPFTHRGFVVALVLTALLFMCLIGAGAILLPLYLQTVLHTSTLVSGLAVLPGGLVLGLLGRPVGAWFDKVGSRPLVIPGSAAMALSLWLFTTLGPGSPLIAVIAIHVLLMAGLGLMMTPLMTESLGVLPDHLYSHGSAILSTLQQVAGALGTTVFVTVATVASSGGSAASPDSSGLHAAFIVAGCIGVAAFGMSWLVRSTRTSSEPEPEQS, translated from the coding sequence ATGACGCACACCACGAACGCCGCCTCACCGGCCCAGGAGCGCGCGCCGTCCGCGCCCGGGCTGTTGATCGGGGTGCTGGTCGGATCGGCCTTCGTGATGATCCTCAACGAGACCATCCTGAGCGTCGCGCTGCGCGACCTCACCGCCGACCTCGGCGTGCCCACGACCACCATCCAATGGCTGACCAGCGGATTCCTGCTCACCATGGCCGTGGTCATCCCGACCACGGGCTTCCTGCTCGAACGGTTCAGCCCGCGCAGCGTGTTCCTCTTCTCGCTGTCGGCGTTCAGCCTCGGCACGCTGCTGTGCGGCGTCGCGCCCGGGTTCGGCCTGCTGCTGGCCGGGCGCATCGTGCAGGCCTGCGGCACGGCGGTGATGCTGCCGTTGCTGATGACCACGGTGATGCGGCTGGTGCCGGTGCACCGGCGGGGCGCGATGATGGGCACGATCAGCATCGTCATCGCCGTCGCGCCGGCCATCGGGCCGACCATCGGCGGCGCGGTGCTGTCCTCGCTGGGCTGGCGCTGGATGTTCTGGATCGTGCTGCCGCTGTCGCTCGCCGCGCTGGTCGTCGGCGCGGTGCGGCTGCGGATCGGCAGCGAGACCCGCAAGGTGCCGCTCGACGTGGTGTCGGTGCTGCTGTCCGCGATCGGGTTCGGCGGCGTGCTGTACGGGCTGTCCACGGCCGGCGAGTCCGGCGGTGCGGAGCCGTTCGTGCCGCCGTGGGTGGCCATCGTGGTGGGCGCTGTCTCGCTCGTGGTGTTCACCTGGCGCCAGACCCGGCTGCAGCGCCGTGACCGGGCGCTGCTGGACCTGCGGCCGTTCACGCACCGCGGGTTCGTCGTGGCGCTGGTGCTGACCGCGCTGCTGTTCATGTGCCTGATCGGCGCGGGCGCGATCCTGCTGCCGCTGTACCTGCAGACCGTGCTGCACACCTCGACCCTGGTGAGCGGCCTGGCCGTGCTGCCCGGCGGGCTGGTCCTCGGCCTGCTCGGCCGCCCGGTCGGCGCGTGGTTCGACAAGGTCGGATCCCGTCCGCTGGTCATCCCGGGCTCGGCGGCCATGGCGCTCTCGCTGTGGCTGTTCACCACGCTCGGGCCGGGCTCGCCGCTGATCGCGGTGATCGCCATCCACGTGCTGCTGATGGCCGGGCTGGGCCTGATGATGACCCCGCTGATGACCGAGTCCCTCGGCGTGCTGCCCGACCACCTGTATTCCCACGGCAGCGCGATCCTCTCGACGCTGCAGCAGGTGGCGGGCGCGCTCGGCACCACCGTGTTCGTCACCGTCGCCACGGTCGCGAGCTCGGGCGGTTCCGCCGCCAGCCCGGACTCCTCGGGCCTGCACGCCGCCTTCATCGTGGCCGGCTGCATCGGTGTCGCGGCCTTCGGCATGTCGTGGCTGGTGCGGTCCACTCGCACCTCGTCGGAGCCGGAGCCGGAGCAGTCCTGA
- the katG gene encoding catalase/peroxidase HPI, with product MSDSPDAVVGEKNEESAGGCPVSAGRLGHPTEGGSNREWWPHQLNLKILRKHSAVANPMDAGFDYAAAFQTVDLDELAADVDALLTTSQDWWPADFGHYGPLMIRMAWHSAGTYRIEDGRGGAGAGMQRFAPLNSWPDNVNLDKARRLLWPVKKKYGRKISWADLMIFTGNRALETMGFETFGFAGGRADVWEPDEDVYWGPERVWLADERYAGDRELEKPLAAVQMGLIYVNPEGPNGNPDPLASARDIRETFSRMAMNDEETVALIAGGHTFGKTHGAGPESHKGPEPEAAPLEQQGLGWKNDFGTGKGRDAIGSGLEVTWTPTPAQWSNWFFHNLFEYDWELTQSPAGANQWTPKDGKAKNTVPDPQDGKLNRSPSMLTSDLALRFDPVYEPISRRFYENPDQFADAFARAWFKLTHRDMGPIQRYLGPLVPQEELIWQDRVPAVDHELVGAAEIADLKAKILGSGLTVAQLVSTAWASASTFRAGDKRGGANGARIRLEPQRGWEVNEPETLAQVLGTLEGIQESFNGAQTGGKKVSLADLIVLGGVAAVEKAAKDGGVEVQVPFAPGRTDATEEQTDTESFAPLEPSADGFRNYRGKGNQLPSEYLLVDRANLLNLSAPELTVLVGGLRVLGANYRQSGAGVLTSAPGTLTNDFFANLLDLGTEWKPAEDGPNPETFEARGADGQVKWTGSRVDLLFGSNSELRAVAEVYASDDAKEKFVRDFVAAWDKVMSNDRFDLG from the coding sequence GTGTCTGACAGCCCTGACGCCGTCGTCGGCGAGAAGAACGAGGAGAGCGCGGGCGGCTGCCCGGTCTCGGCCGGACGCCTCGGCCACCCCACCGAGGGCGGCAGCAACCGTGAGTGGTGGCCCCACCAGCTCAACCTGAAGATCCTCCGGAAGCACTCGGCCGTGGCCAACCCCATGGACGCCGGGTTCGACTACGCGGCCGCGTTCCAGACCGTCGACCTCGACGAGCTGGCCGCCGACGTCGACGCGCTGCTGACCACGTCGCAGGACTGGTGGCCCGCCGACTTCGGCCACTACGGCCCGCTGATGATCCGGATGGCTTGGCACAGCGCGGGCACTTACCGCATCGAGGACGGCCGCGGCGGCGCGGGCGCCGGCATGCAGCGGTTCGCACCGCTGAACAGCTGGCCGGACAACGTGAACCTGGACAAGGCGCGCCGGCTGCTGTGGCCGGTCAAGAAGAAGTACGGCCGCAAGATCTCGTGGGCCGACCTGATGATCTTCACCGGCAACCGCGCCCTGGAGACCATGGGCTTCGAGACCTTCGGCTTCGCCGGCGGCCGCGCGGACGTGTGGGAGCCCGACGAGGACGTGTACTGGGGCCCGGAGCGCGTCTGGCTCGCCGACGAGCGCTACGCCGGTGACCGCGAGCTGGAGAAGCCGCTCGCGGCCGTCCAGATGGGCCTGATCTACGTCAACCCCGAGGGCCCCAACGGGAACCCGGACCCGCTCGCCTCGGCGCGCGACATCCGCGAGACCTTCAGCCGCATGGCGATGAACGACGAGGAGACCGTCGCGCTGATCGCCGGCGGGCACACCTTCGGCAAGACCCACGGTGCCGGACCGGAATCGCACAAGGGCCCCGAGCCCGAGGCCGCGCCGCTCGAGCAGCAGGGGCTGGGCTGGAAGAACGACTTCGGCACCGGCAAGGGCCGCGACGCCATCGGCTCCGGGCTGGAGGTCACCTGGACGCCCACCCCGGCCCAGTGGAGCAACTGGTTCTTCCACAACCTGTTCGAGTACGACTGGGAGCTGACCCAGAGCCCGGCCGGGGCGAACCAGTGGACGCCGAAGGACGGCAAGGCGAAGAACACCGTGCCGGACCCGCAGGACGGCAAGCTCAACCGCAGCCCGTCCATGCTGACCAGCGACCTCGCGCTCCGCTTCGACCCGGTCTACGAGCCGATCTCGCGGCGTTTCTACGAGAACCCGGACCAGTTCGCCGACGCGTTCGCCCGCGCCTGGTTCAAGCTCACCCACCGCGACATGGGCCCGATCCAGCGTTACCTCGGGCCGCTGGTCCCGCAGGAGGAGCTGATCTGGCAGGACCGCGTCCCGGCCGTCGACCACGAGCTGGTCGGGGCCGCCGAGATCGCGGACCTCAAGGCGAAGATCCTCGGCTCGGGCCTGACCGTCGCGCAGCTCGTCTCGACCGCGTGGGCGTCGGCCTCGACGTTCCGCGCCGGTGACAAGCGCGGTGGCGCCAACGGCGCGCGCATCCGCCTCGAGCCGCAGCGCGGCTGGGAGGTCAACGAGCCCGAGACGCTGGCGCAGGTGCTGGGCACGCTCGAAGGCATCCAGGAGTCCTTCAACGGCGCGCAGACCGGTGGGAAGAAGGTCTCGCTGGCCGACCTCATCGTGCTGGGCGGCGTCGCCGCGGTCGAGAAGGCCGCGAAGGACGGCGGCGTCGAGGTTCAGGTGCCGTTCGCCCCGGGCCGTACCGACGCGACGGAGGAGCAGACCGACACCGAGTCGTTCGCGCCGCTGGAGCCGTCCGCCGACGGGTTCCGCAACTACCGCGGCAAGGGCAACCAGCTCCCGTCGGAGTACCTGCTGGTCGACCGCGCGAACCTGCTGAACCTGAGCGCTCCCGAGCTGACCGTGCTCGTGGGCGGCCTGCGGGTGCTGGGCGCCAACTACCGGCAGTCGGGCGCGGGCGTGCTCACCTCGGCCCCGGGCACGCTGACCAACGACTTCTTCGCGAACCTGCTCGACCTGGGCACGGAGTGGAAGCCGGCGGAGGACGGCCCGAACCCGGAGACCTTCGAGGCCCGCGGCGCCGACGGCCAGGTCAAGTGGACCGGCAGCCGCGTCGACCTGCTGTTCGGCTCGAACTCCGAGCTGCGCGCCGTCGCGGAGGTCTACGCGAGCGACGACGCCAAGGAGAAGTTCGTGCGCGACTTCGTGGCCGCGTGGGACAAGGTGATGAGCAACGACCGCTTCGACCTCGGCTGA
- a CDS encoding Fur family transcriptional regulator, translated as MPTASDFERMLRGVSLRVTRPRLAVLSAVHDHPHADTDSIIGVVRDDLGGVSHQAVYDVLRALTTAGLLRRIEPPGSVARYEARVGDNHHHVVCRSCGVVADVDCAVGPAPCLTASDDHGFTIDEAEVIFWGLCPDCTTALKS; from the coding sequence GTGCCCACGGCTTCGGACTTCGAGCGGATGCTGCGCGGGGTCTCCCTGCGCGTGACCCGCCCACGGCTGGCGGTGCTGTCCGCGGTCCACGACCACCCGCACGCCGACACCGATTCGATCATCGGCGTCGTGCGGGACGACCTCGGCGGCGTCTCCCACCAGGCCGTCTACGACGTGCTGCGGGCACTGACCACCGCGGGCCTGCTGCGGCGGATCGAACCGCCGGGCTCCGTCGCGCGTTATGAGGCGCGCGTCGGGGACAACCACCACCACGTCGTGTGCCGCTCGTGCGGAGTGGTGGCGGACGTCGACTGCGCCGTGGGCCCGGCGCCCTGCTTGACTGCCTCCGATGATCACGGTTTCACGATCGACGAAGCCGAGGTCATCTTCTGGGGCCTGTGTCCCGACTGCACCACCGCGCTCAAATCCTGA